From the genome of Phycicoccus duodecadis:
CGTCCTGCTGGCCGACGACGAGGCGGCGCGCTCGGACGTCCCCGCCTGGTGCCGGATGCGCGGGCACACCGTGGTCGTGGCGCGCGAGGAGGGGTGGACCCGCTACACCGTGGTGCTGGGTGGCGCCGCGGCCTCCGGGCCCGCCGCGCGGCCCGCCCCGAGCGCCGACACCGGCAGCGGCTCCACCGACGCCAGGTCGACCTG
Proteins encoded in this window:
- a CDS encoding sulfurtransferase TusA family protein produces the protein MSAPEVVDARGTRCPTPVIRAARASRGRPAGTVLVLLADDEAARSDVPAWCRMRGHTVVVAREEGWTRYTVVLGGAAASGPAARPAPSADTGSGSTDARST